A single genomic interval of Octopus bimaculoides isolate UCB-OBI-ISO-001 chromosome 10, ASM119413v2, whole genome shotgun sequence harbors:
- the LOC106874926 gene encoding uncharacterized protein LOC106874926 gives MKLFAFLVCSMCSMVLFHHIDATSYQFDIKQSLATIDLLLKAGLSSLKVHVSSLFKSTSGKIPIDGTPLIMNYFAHDCDIHIGRKRMFLDKIISCEAEVTEAVTKTSRTCVKPTQTEAVQCAVKEILEKIKSDAEKDKTTTY, from the exons ATGAAGCTTTTTG CATTCCTCGTTTGTTCCATGTGTTCCATGGTGTTGTTTCACCACATCGATGCTACAAGCTATCAGTTTGACATAAAACAATCTCTGGCAACAATCGACCTATTGCTCAAGGCTGGTCTGAGTAGCTTAAAAGTGCATGTAAGCAGCCTTTTTAAATCAACAAGTGGAAAG ATTCCAATTGATGGCACACCACTTATCATGAATTACTTTGCTCATGATTGTGATATCCATATAGGAAGAAAGAGAATGTTTC ttgACAAAATAATTTCCTGTGAAGCAGAAGTTACTGAAGCTGTTACGAAAACTTCACGCACATGTGTGAAACCGACTCAGACAGAGGCAGTCCAATGTGCAGTAAAAGAGATCCTTGAGAAAATTAAATCCGATGCTGAAAAGGATAAAACCACAACATACTGA